ATACGACTGTCACTGATGCGTGAAGATATTCCTGTGTCCAAAAGAGTGAGGGCTGGCTTTATGGTCAATACAGACAAAGAATTTATGGGTCAATTGAGATACATTATCAATAAAAATTTGAATGTGCGTGTGCATTATGATAGTGATATGGGATTCGGTGGAGGTTTAACGCTCAATTATTAGACCTTATACAGCAACCCCTCTTAGATTTCAGAGGGGTTTCATTTTTACCTGTTTAAAATTTGGAGCATCCTGCCGACTTCAATATCCATTCGGGAAAATGCAAACCATTTTTTGCCCAAATCTTTGAGCGAAGCCCCGATGTGGTAAAGCTCCGCACCGTCAATGATTAAAAAGCGGTCATGGGCATCGGCAAATACTTCAATTTCAATAGGTGGATATTGACTGTTGTAACGTTGCAAATCCAGCCGTAACTGATTACTGATGCTTTTGGTATAGATTGTTGCGGTTACAACCGAACTGCGTTTACCCATCAAAGTCAGTACTGTATCGTCCACGTAATTATCCAGCAGGATAATGGAACTTTTGGAACTTCTGATAATATCAGATACAAAGGCGTAGGCATCAAAAACCTGCCCATTGTAGAAGATACCTTTTTCGCTATGGAGCTTGTCGCTTTCCAAAGCCTTAAATAACTCTTCAAATTTTTGGTCGGCTTCGATTTGCTTTAATTCAATATTATCCAAACGATGAAACAAAGAAGCGTTGCTGATGAGCATACGCCGCATTTCTACGAAGGCTTCCATAATTTCCACGCTGACTTTAACGGCTATATCGGAACGGAGTATGGCAGATACCATTGCAACCCCTTGTTCGGTAAAAACGTATGGTAAATAACGTCTGCCACCATAAGTTAAACTTGAGGTTCCAATTTGGAACCTCAAGTTGGTGGCTTCCTCATCGGTCAATTGAAAGCAGAAAGAAACAGGGAACCTTTCCATATTTCTTTTTACGGCTTTGTTGAGGTTCTTCGTTTCCACCTGGTACAAGGAAGCGAGATCACTGTCCAGCATCACTTGTTTGCCACGTAGGGTATGAATCAGGTTCTTGATTTCAGTTGGAATTATGGTAGGCTTATTTTCCATTACTTTTTGTAGCTTTTGTTATTATCAAACTCAAAAGAGGTCTTGCAGTCATTATCCAATACGATATAAGCATCGAATTTCTTTCCCGCCTTGCTTTTCATTCCTTTGATGAGTGTTGTTTTCCTTTTGTTGACAAGGCTTTCAATATCGGCGATGCCGATTTGTACGCCACATACGTTGCGGAACTGTACCCAATTGCAAGCTTCATCAGGGCATTTTATAATCTTGTCACGGATAATGAGTTGATGGCTTTTGCATTTCGGACAAGTCAGTTGAGGCAGGTTGCCTTTGGCAATTGAAGTTTGCAGCAGTTCATTTGTAATTGAGGAAGCATAGGTTTCCATTTCCGTTTGAAATTCCCCCGCATCCGCTTCGCCCATTTCGATTTTCTGCAAAGCCAATTCCCATTCGGCGGTCATCGCCACGTCTGCAATTTTCCGGTCTTTTACCAGCTCATACACCTGCAATCCTTTTTCTGTAGGAATTAAGGATTTCTTTTCCCTTTGGATATAGTTACGGGTAAACAGGGTTTCAATGATTGCGGCTCTTGTCGCAGGAGTGCCGATACCTATATTTTGCAAGGCTTTCCGTTCTTCTTCGTTCTCTATTTCCTTTCCGGCAGTTTCCATTGCCGACAAAAGTCCTGCTTCAGTATATAGTACGGGCGGTTTGGTCTTCTTTTCCAAAACGGAGGCTTCCTTTATTTTCAGTTCGTCGCCCTTTTTCAATTCGGGAATATCCTGCACAGGTTCGCTATCATCCTCCGAGAAGCTGCCTTTAATGCCACGCCAGCCAGCTTCCATAATCTTACAGCCTTTTGCTGCAAAATCATAATGCAGTACCTGCAAATTAACGTCGGTTATTTCTTTGATACAGGCTTGCGAAATAGCTTCGAGCAACCGAAGGGCAATCATATCGTAAACAGAATTTTCCTTTGCGTTAAGGGCAGACGGTATTTTATCCGTAATCAGTAGCCCGTGATGATCGGTAACACGCAGGTCGTTTACAATGCGTTTATTGAAACGCCCCCATTTCATTTTGCTTACGGCTTGCTTGCAGGTATCACGGTCCTGCAAAGCCCGCACGAGGTTGGGAATTTCTGTCCACATATCTTCAGGAATGTATTTACTTCCGGTGCGTGGATAAGTGATAAATTTCTTTTCGTAAAGGCTTTGGGCAATGTTGAGAGTTTCTTCAGCCGAAAGGTTCAATTTTTTGTTCGCTTCCTTTTGCAGCCCTGTAAGGTCAAACAACAACGGCGGCTGCTCTGTAACGCTTTTAGTTTCCTCCGATGCCACGGTTGCCGTATTACTTCGCTGTATGGCATTCAGCGTATTATCGGCAAGTCTTTGGTCATCCCATCTGCTTTTGGAAAGGCT
This window of the Chitinophaga sancti genome carries:
- a CDS encoding ORF6N domain-containing protein, translating into MENKPTIIPTEIKNLIHTLRGKQVMLDSDLASLYQVETKNLNKAVKRNMERFPVSFCFQLTDEEATNLRFQIGTSSLTYGGRRYLPYVFTEQGVAMVSAILRSDIAVKVSVEIMEAFVEMRRMLISNASLFHRLDNIELKQIEADQKFEELFKALESDKLHSEKGIFYNGQVFDAYAFVSDIIRSSKSSIILLDNYVDDTVLTLMGKRSSVVTATIYTKSISNQLRLDLQRYNSQYPPIEIEVFADAHDRFLIIDGAELYHIGASLKDLGKKWFAFSRMDIEVGRMLQILNR
- a CDS encoding type IA DNA topoisomerase, encoding MKTIIAEKPSVAREIAGLLGASKKKDGYLTGNGYLVTWAFGHLIGLGMPEDYGISGFDKTALPILPNPFLLTVRKVKKDKGYIADAGATKQLKVIKELFNKSDSIIVATDAGREGELIFRYIYEYLKCGKPFERLWISSLTEKAIKQGFDNLKDGADFDGLYQAAQGRSRADWLVGINATQALSIAAGNGVYSLGRVQTPTLALICKRYLENKNFTVRSYWQIQLSHSKEMVDFKSLSKSRWDDQRLADNTLNAIQRSNTATVASEETKSVTEQPPLLFDLTGLQKEANKKLNLSAEETLNIAQSLYEKKFITYPRTGSKYIPEDMWTEIPNLVRALQDRDTCKQAVSKMKWGRFNKRIVNDLRVTDHHGLLITDKIPSALNAKENSVYDMIALRLLEAISQACIKEITDVNLQVLHYDFAAKGCKIMEAGWRGIKGSFSEDDSEPVQDIPELKKGDELKIKEASVLEKKTKPPVLYTEAGLLSAMETAGKEIENEEERKALQNIGIGTPATRAAIIETLFTRNYIQREKKSLIPTEKGLQVYELVKDRKIADVAMTAEWELALQKIEMGEADAGEFQTEMETYASSITNELLQTSIAKGNLPQLTCPKCKSHQLIIRDKIIKCPDEACNWVQFRNVCGVQIGIADIESLVNKRKTTLIKGMKSKAGKKFDAYIVLDNDCKTSFEFDNNKSYKK